The following are encoded in a window of Paenibacillaceae bacterium GAS479 genomic DNA:
- a CDS encoding cytidylate kinase — translation MSIHHDGMDERINIAIDGPAGAGKSTVARSVAEALGYIYIDTGAMYRAVTWSAREAGLNVEDDQAVTDLARELEITLAPGPDGQVVLLNGQDITDKIRSRDVNLHVSRVAANDAVRLLLVEMQRKLAADKGVVMDGRDIGSHVLPNAELKIYLTASVQERALRRFRESGDASGITLEQMEREIEERDRKDMERVVSPLIRAEGAILLDSTGIPAGEVVSQIVTLGRKKLAEAKQDVI, via the coding sequence TTGAGTATCCATCACGACGGGATGGACGAACGCATCAATATTGCGATCGACGGACCCGCCGGTGCCGGCAAAAGCACCGTAGCACGGAGCGTTGCCGAAGCATTAGGCTATATCTATATCGACACTGGCGCCATGTACCGCGCAGTTACCTGGAGTGCAAGAGAAGCTGGCTTGAATGTTGAGGACGATCAAGCGGTCACCGATCTTGCACGAGAGCTTGAGATTACTCTTGCGCCAGGACCTGATGGACAGGTTGTGCTGCTGAACGGACAAGACATAACCGACAAAATCCGCTCTAGAGATGTCAATCTGCATGTGTCCCGTGTAGCGGCCAATGACGCAGTCCGGCTGCTGCTCGTAGAGATGCAGCGCAAGCTCGCAGCCGACAAAGGCGTCGTTATGGACGGACGGGACATCGGCTCCCATGTACTTCCGAATGCAGAGCTTAAGATTTATTTAACAGCAAGCGTGCAGGAGCGTGCGCTGCGTCGCTTCCGCGAATCTGGCGATGCCTCAGGTATTACGCTGGAGCAGATGGAGCGGGAGATTGAAGAACGCGACCGCAAGGATATGGAGCGGGTCGTCTCGCCGCTGATCCGAGCAGAGGGAGCGATTCTTCTAGACAGCACCGGCATTCCCGCCGGAGAAGTTGTCTCGCAGATCGTAACGCTTGGCCGCAAGAAACTCGCGGAGGCTAAACAAGATGTTATATGA